From a single Saccharomonospora amisosensis genomic region:
- a CDS encoding aldehyde dehydrogenase family protein: MTSTARAVETFDSLNPATDEVVGTYPVHTDQDVTEAVERARAAAAWWNSLGFAGRADRLRQWKSVVARRMESLCQVVSEETGKPFGDAQLETVLAIEHIAWAARNARKVLGPHRRSPGLLLSNQAATVEYHPLGVVGVIGPWNYPVFTPLGSVSYALAAGNAVVFKPSEYTPGVGKWLVDAFAEVVPEYPVLQLITGFGATGAALTRADIDKIAFTGSAATGKKIMATAAERLTPVIIEAGGKDPLLVDSDADLDAAAEAAVWGAFSNAGQTCVGVERVYVHQQVYDTFVSKVVQRAQQVRPGSDYGPMTMPAQLDVVRRHIADALGKGGRALVGGKDAVGDRYVQPTVLVDVPEDSQAVREETFGPTITIAKVADMDEAVEKANDSSYGLGSTVFSKRRGMELARKLRTGQTAINAPLSFAGIASLPFGGIGDSGFGRIHGPEGLREFARPKAIARQRFTTPLALTTFARTARTEALVSKLVKRLHGKP; this comes from the coding sequence ATGACCAGCACCGCGCGCGCCGTCGAGACCTTCGACTCCCTCAACCCGGCGACGGACGAGGTGGTCGGCACATACCCGGTGCACACAGACCAGGATGTCACCGAAGCCGTCGAGCGTGCCCGCGCTGCGGCCGCCTGGTGGAACTCCCTCGGTTTCGCTGGTCGCGCCGATAGGCTGCGCCAGTGGAAGAGTGTCGTCGCACGACGCATGGAGTCGTTGTGCCAGGTGGTCAGCGAGGAAACCGGTAAGCCGTTCGGCGACGCCCAACTGGAGACCGTGCTAGCCATCGAGCACATCGCCTGGGCGGCCCGCAACGCCCGCAAGGTGCTCGGCCCGCATCGCCGCTCCCCAGGCCTGCTGCTGTCCAACCAGGCCGCCACGGTCGAGTACCACCCGCTCGGCGTGGTCGGTGTGATCGGGCCGTGGAACTACCCGGTGTTCACGCCGCTCGGTTCGGTCAGCTACGCGCTGGCGGCGGGCAACGCCGTGGTGTTCAAGCCAAGCGAGTACACCCCCGGGGTCGGCAAGTGGCTTGTGGACGCCTTCGCCGAGGTCGTTCCCGAGTACCCCGTGCTGCAACTGATCACGGGCTTCGGCGCCACCGGTGCCGCGCTGACACGGGCGGACATCGACAAGATCGCGTTCACCGGCTCGGCCGCGACCGGCAAGAAGATCATGGCGACCGCCGCTGAGCGGCTCACCCCCGTGATCATCGAGGCGGGCGGCAAGGACCCGCTGCTCGTGGACTCCGACGCCGACCTCGACGCCGCCGCGGAGGCCGCCGTCTGGGGCGCCTTCTCCAACGCGGGGCAGACCTGCGTCGGTGTGGAACGCGTCTACGTGCACCAGCAGGTGTACGACACCTTCGTCTCCAAGGTCGTGCAGCGTGCCCAGCAGGTCCGCCCCGGCAGTGACTACGGCCCGATGACCATGCCGGCGCAGTTGGACGTGGTGCGCAGGCACATCGCCGACGCGCTCGGTAAGGGTGGGCGAGCGCTGGTCGGCGGTAAGGATGCCGTCGGTGACCGCTACGTGCAGCCGACCGTGCTGGTGGACGTGCCGGAGGACTCGCAGGCCGTGCGCGAGGAGACGTTCGGTCCCACGATCACCATCGCCAAGGTGGCCGACATGGACGAGGCTGTCGAGAAGGCCAACGACTCCAGTTACGGCCTTGGTTCGACGGTGTTCTCCAAGCGGCGTGGCATGGAGTTGGCGCGCAAGCTGCGGACCGGTCAGACGGCCATCAACGCGCCGCTGTCCTTCGCCGGTATCGCCTCGTTGCCGTTCGGCGGCATCGGCGACTCCGGTTTCGGCCGCATCCACGGGCCGGAAGGGCTGCGCGAGTTCGCCCGCCCGAAGGCGATCGCCAGGCAACGGTTCACCACCCCGCTGGCGCTGACCACCTTCGCGCGTACCGCCCGCACCGAGGCCCTTGTGAGCAAGCTGGTCAAGCGGCTGCACGGCAAACCCTGA
- a CDS encoding MBL fold metallo-hydrolase: protein MQVTHYGHSCLLLDTGDARILLDPGAFSSGFESVRDLTAVLITHQHYDHIDTERLPDLLKANPGARLVVDPGTVQLVEKLGLNAVTARSGDAFELDGTSVTVVGGQHARIHADIPVVPNVGYLFDHGAFYHPGDAFFVPEQHVAVLALPTAAPWLKAGEAVDFLRAVAPRLAVPVHEAVLSRPQMHYGLFTNLAPEGTEVRVLPRGEQVTLGAGPT, encoded by the coding sequence GTGCAGGTAACCCACTACGGACACTCCTGTCTGCTACTGGACACCGGGGACGCCCGCATCCTGCTCGACCCCGGCGCGTTCTCCTCGGGATTCGAGTCGGTCCGCGACCTGACCGCCGTACTCATCACCCACCAGCACTACGACCACATCGACACCGAGCGCCTGCCCGACCTGCTCAAGGCCAACCCGGGCGCCAGACTGGTCGTCGATCCCGGCACGGTGCAGCTGGTGGAGAAGCTCGGACTGAACGCCGTAACGGCACGATCCGGGGACGCTTTCGAACTCGACGGCACCTCGGTGACCGTCGTCGGTGGCCAACACGCCAGGATCCACGCCGACATCCCGGTCGTGCCCAACGTCGGCTATCTGTTCGACCACGGCGCCTTCTACCACCCTGGCGATGCCTTCTTCGTGCCGGAGCAGCACGTGGCCGTGCTTGCGCTGCCGACCGCGGCGCCCTGGCTGAAGGCGGGCGAGGCGGTGGACTTCCTGCGTGCCGTCGCGCCGAGGCTCGCGGTTCCCGTCCACGAGGCCGTGCTGTCCCGGCCGCAGATGCACTACGGCCTGTTCACCAACCTCGCACCGGAGGGCACCGAGGTCAGGGTGCTCCCCCGTGGCGAGCAGGTCACTCTGGGAGCGGGCCCGACGTAG
- a CDS encoding DUF2334 domain-containing protein — translation MAGSLLVSLSGITARTLDGCLDLATALDERGVPLSLLVTPNAEEGHRSVSDWVRERVVQGDAVLLHGYDRRVRDEFADLPAHEARLRLIAATAALEDTGLRTNAFAAPGRRVSAGTLKALRLHGFAVYSDGSTVRDLRGDRLLRARLHGFGGRGGAGETARRNAFVLAAARLVRRGELLRIGLRGADLDRPGRWSALLDAVDTALECGVVAATYVGPAPRVTCSPRGSTLTSVPSGARLVNRP, via the coding sequence GTGGCAGGTTCACTGCTGGTGTCGCTGAGCGGTATCACGGCGCGGACGCTGGACGGGTGCTTGGACCTGGCGACCGCGTTGGACGAGCGAGGAGTGCCGCTGTCGCTGCTCGTGACACCGAACGCGGAGGAAGGGCACCGGTCGGTGTCGGACTGGGTGCGCGAAAGGGTCGTGCAGGGCGACGCGGTGCTGCTGCACGGCTACGACCGGCGGGTGCGCGACGAGTTCGCCGACCTGCCCGCGCACGAGGCACGGCTGAGGCTGATCGCGGCGACCGCGGCGCTGGAGGACACCGGCCTGCGCACGAACGCCTTCGCCGCGCCGGGAAGGCGCGTCTCGGCAGGCACGCTGAAGGCGTTGCGGCTGCACGGGTTCGCGGTTTACTCAGACGGCTCGACCGTGCGTGACCTGCGTGGGGATCGCCTCCTCAGGGCGAGGCTGCACGGCTTCGGTGGGCGTGGCGGCGCGGGCGAGACCGCCCGGCGCAACGCCTTCGTGCTCGCTGCCGCGCGGCTGGTGAGGCGAGGCGAGTTGCTGCGCATCGGCTTGCGGGGAGCTGACCTGGACCGCCCGGGGCGGTGGAGCGCCCTGCTCGACGCCGTTGACACGGCACTGGAGTGTGGGGTGGTCGCGGCCACCTACGTCGGGCCCGCTCCCAGAGTGACCTGCTCGCCACGGGGGAGCACCCTGACCTCGGTGCCCTCCGGTGCGAGGTTGGTGAACAGGCCGTAG
- a CDS encoding sulfite exporter TauE/SafE family protein: MGALLLFGLAGFLAQFVAGVLGMGYGMTSTTMLVAFGTAPALASASAHFAQVGTSLAAGLSHWRFRNVDWRTVGILAVPGAVGAVVGAFLLASFSGDFATGWISVILFALGLYVLVRFAFLRLGKLITNRRPGARFLAPLGFVAGFIDATGGGGWGPVATTTLLSSGRLAPRMVVGSVGAAEFVVTVAASLAFLVALSLHEMNFVVVIGLLVGGVLAAPIAAWLVHRMPPRLLGTAAGGLIILTNGWLLLGVLGLSQPAVTVVYAGLTLLIAAAFVAAVRSMRAEKRMNALIGEDGSVANEIAGR, from the coding sequence ATGGGGGCGCTCCTGCTGTTCGGTTTGGCCGGGTTTCTCGCCCAGTTCGTCGCGGGCGTGCTCGGCATGGGCTACGGGATGACGTCGACGACCATGCTCGTGGCGTTCGGCACCGCTCCCGCGCTCGCGTCGGCCTCGGCTCACTTCGCGCAGGTGGGTACGTCACTGGCCGCTGGGCTCTCGCACTGGCGGTTTCGCAACGTCGATTGGCGGACGGTGGGAATCCTCGCCGTGCCCGGCGCGGTCGGTGCCGTGGTGGGTGCCTTCTTGCTGGCCTCATTCTCCGGAGACTTCGCGACCGGATGGATCAGCGTGATCCTGTTCGCGTTGGGGCTCTACGTGCTGGTCAGGTTCGCCTTCCTGCGGCTGGGCAAACTGATCACGAACAGGCGGCCGGGTGCGCGGTTCCTTGCCCCGCTCGGCTTCGTCGCCGGGTTCATCGACGCCACGGGAGGGGGCGGCTGGGGGCCGGTCGCCACTACGACGCTGCTGTCCAGCGGGCGATTGGCACCGCGCATGGTGGTGGGTTCGGTCGGCGCGGCGGAATTCGTGGTGACGGTCGCGGCCAGCCTGGCGTTCCTCGTGGCGCTCTCGCTGCACGAGATGAACTTCGTCGTCGTGATCGGCCTGCTGGTCGGCGGTGTGCTCGCGGCGCCCATCGCGGCGTGGCTGGTACACCGGATGCCACCGAGGTTGCTCGGCACGGCGGCTGGTGGGCTGATCATCCTCACCAACGGCTGGCTGTTGCTCGGTGTGCTCGGCTTATCCCAGCCCGCTGTCACGGTGGTGTACGCCGGTCTCACGCTGCTGATCGCGGCGGCGTTCGTCGCGGCGGTGCGCTCGATGCGCGCGGAGAAGCGGATGAACGCCCTGATCGGCGAGGACGGTTCGGTGGCGAACGAGATCGCGGGTCGCTGA
- the purB gene encoding adenylosuccinate lyase gives MTEKPRIPNVLAGRYASPELVVLWSPEHKVRLERQLWLAVLRAQAELGVAVPDGVLADYERVLDRVDLGSIAGRERVTRHDVKARIEEFNALAGHEHIHKGMTSRDLTENVEQLQVRRSLELVRDRVVAVLARLGSLATEHADLVLAGRSHNVAAQATTLGKRFATAADELLVGFERLEELLARYPLRGVKGPVGTAQDMLDLLGGDAAVLAELERRVAAHLGFERVLTSVGQVYPRSLDFEVVSALAQLAAAPSNLATTIRLMAGHELVTEGFQPGQVGSSAMPHKMNTRSCERVNGLAVVLRGHLAMVGELAGDQWNEGDVSDSVVRRVALPDAFFAIDGLLETFLTVLGEFGAFPAVVETELARYLPFLATTRVLMAAVRAGVGRETAHEAIKEHAVAVALAMRERGQAENDLLDRLAADDRIPLDRAELAELLADRLSFTGTARTQLDTVVGRVEEILKRYPDAAAYRPRPIL, from the coding sequence GTGACCGAAAAGCCTCGGATCCCGAACGTCCTCGCGGGCCGCTACGCCTCGCCCGAGCTGGTGGTGCTGTGGTCGCCGGAGCACAAGGTCAGGCTGGAGCGGCAGTTGTGGCTGGCCGTGTTGCGTGCGCAGGCCGAACTGGGCGTGGCTGTGCCCGACGGCGTGCTCGCCGACTACGAGCGCGTGCTCGACCGCGTCGACCTCGGTTCCATCGCCGGGCGGGAACGGGTGACGCGTCACGACGTGAAGGCCCGCATCGAGGAGTTCAACGCGCTCGCCGGGCACGAGCACATCCACAAGGGCATGACCTCGCGCGATCTCACCGAGAACGTCGAGCAATTGCAGGTGCGCCGCTCGCTGGAGCTGGTGCGCGACCGGGTGGTGGCGGTGCTCGCCAGGCTCGGCTCGCTCGCGACCGAACACGCCGACCTGGTGCTGGCAGGCCGATCGCACAACGTCGCCGCACAGGCCACCACCCTCGGCAAGCGGTTCGCGACCGCGGCCGACGAGCTGCTGGTGGGCTTCGAGCGGCTGGAGGAGTTGCTCGCCCGCTACCCGCTGCGTGGTGTCAAGGGGCCGGTCGGCACCGCGCAGGACATGCTCGACCTGCTCGGCGGTGACGCCGCCGTGCTCGCTGAGCTGGAGCGGCGCGTTGCCGCGCACCTTGGTTTCGAGCGGGTGCTGACCAGCGTCGGCCAGGTCTACCCCCGGTCGCTGGACTTCGAGGTGGTTTCGGCACTGGCGCAGCTGGCGGCCGCCCCTTCCAATCTGGCCACCACCATCCGACTCATGGCGGGCCATGAGCTGGTCACCGAGGGATTCCAGCCCGGCCAGGTCGGTTCGTCCGCTATGCCGCACAAGATGAACACCCGCTCCTGCGAGCGGGTCAACGGCCTTGCCGTTGTGCTTCGCGGCCACCTCGCCATGGTGGGTGAGTTGGCGGGCGACCAGTGGAACGAGGGCGACGTGTCCGACTCGGTGGTGCGCAGGGTCGCGCTGCCGGACGCGTTCTTCGCTATCGACGGCCTGCTGGAGACCTTCCTGACCGTGCTCGGCGAGTTCGGGGCCTTCCCGGCCGTCGTCGAGACCGAGCTGGCCCGCTACCTGCCGTTTCTTGCCACCACGAGGGTGCTCATGGCGGCGGTTCGCGCCGGGGTGGGCAGGGAGACCGCTCACGAGGCGATCAAGGAACACGCCGTGGCGGTCGCGTTGGCGATGCGCGAGCGAGGGCAGGCCGAAAACGACCTGCTCGACCGGCTGGCGGCCGACGATCGAATCCCGCTGGACCGGGCCGAACTGGCCGAACTGCTCGCCGATCGGCTCTCGTTCACGGGGACGGCACGCACACAGCTCGACACGGTCGTCGGCAGGGTCGAGGAGATCCTGAAGCGCTACCCCGACGCTGCGGCGTACCGGCCTCGGCCGATCCTGTAG
- a CDS encoding TetR/AcrR family transcriptional regulator, with the protein MTSAASTPKGERRRAALVAAAAELLVEGGFDAIRHRAVADRAGLPLASTTYYFDSLDDLVYAAMEHYGRSELARGRERLAGLSVEQRGVDTLVELVLDQLLGADPDYDAVLLRYERLVGTGRRPYLRPLMRTLAAELRELLTESFVRSGVDVDARRLEQLIALVDGAVVNALIEVDPDPRAVAARMLRDALSD; encoded by the coding sequence ATGACGTCAGCAGCGAGCACGCCGAAGGGCGAGCGGCGGCGGGCCGCGCTTGTCGCCGCCGCGGCAGAGCTGCTCGTGGAGGGTGGCTTCGACGCGATCCGGCACCGCGCCGTCGCTGATCGCGCGGGCCTCCCACTGGCCTCGACCACCTACTACTTCGACTCGCTCGACGACCTGGTGTATGCCGCCATGGAGCACTACGGCCGCTCCGAACTCGCGCGTGGCCGGGAACGGCTCGCCGGGCTGAGCGTCGAGCAGCGTGGCGTGGACACCCTGGTTGAACTCGTCCTGGACCAGTTACTCGGCGCCGACCCCGATTACGACGCGGTGCTGCTGCGATACGAGCGGCTGGTAGGTACCGGCCGTAGGCCGTACCTGCGTCCGCTGATGCGTACTCTGGCCGCCGAGTTGCGGGAACTGCTGACCGAAAGCTTCGTCAGGTCCGGTGTCGATGTGGACGCGCGGCGGCTGGAACAGCTCATCGCCTTGGTGGACGGTGCCGTGGTCAACGCGCTCATCGAGGTGGACCCCGACCCAAGGGCGGTGGCGGCGCGGATGCTGCGCGATGCGCTCAGCGATTGA
- a CDS encoding SigE family RNA polymerase sigma factor, whose amino-acid sequence MDHRDEQEFAEYFAAKRDSVRRTAYMLCGDWHRADDLAQTAFVALHRRWRKIRDRAATDAYLRTTLVRAAIDESRRPWRRERQAEQLPEPPDVDDALADRVATREDLLAGLRKVPSRQRAVLVLRYFEGLDVAGVARVLGCSEGNVKSQTARGLANLREALGEEVDTRG is encoded by the coding sequence GTGGACCACCGCGACGAGCAGGAGTTCGCGGAGTACTTCGCTGCCAAGCGGGACTCCGTGCGCCGGACCGCGTACATGCTCTGTGGCGACTGGCACCGCGCCGACGATCTCGCGCAGACGGCGTTCGTCGCGCTGCACCGGCGGTGGCGCAAGATCCGCGACCGGGCGGCGACCGACGCCTACCTGCGCACAACGCTGGTGCGGGCGGCCATCGACGAGTCGCGCCGTCCCTGGCGCAGGGAGCGGCAGGCCGAGCAGCTTCCCGAACCGCCGGATGTGGACGACGCGCTCGCCGACCGCGTCGCGACCCGTGAGGACCTGCTCGCGGGCCTGCGGAAGGTGCCGTCCAGGCAGCGGGCGGTGCTCGTGCTGCGGTACTTCGAGGGACTCGACGTCGCCGGGGTGGCCAGGGTTCTCGGATGCAGCGAAGGAAACGTGAAGAGCCAGACCGCGCGGGGACTGGCGAACCTGCGTGAGGCGCTTGGAGAGGAGGTGGACACCCGTGGATGA
- a CDS encoding threonine aldolase family protein: MTFGTFPPIDLRSDTITQPDDAMRSAMARAEVGDNVIDTDPTIRELEDRAADVLATASALWTPSGTMANLIALSVHLRRGDRFLATRGAHVLTNELGSAAWLAGGMPEPLEHDAGPGRPTPATVRAAAGTRSGPYYVLRTTLLCLENTHNAAGGAITPPDEHAQLVAAARDVGLNVHLDGARLWNAAAALGLPPAALTVGVDTVSACFSKGLGAPVGSVVAGSAEFVDEARRVRQMLGGGVRQGGVLAAACLVALDRVGELTEDHEKATTLATGLAELGWSVSKPQTNIVLAAVPDVRLTLESLRELGVLALPMAGKVRFVLHRDVTGEDVDEALRRIKEGGR; the protein is encoded by the coding sequence GTGACCTTCGGAACGTTTCCGCCCATCGACCTCCGTTCGGACACCATCACGCAGCCCGATGACGCGATGCGTTCGGCGATGGCGCGGGCGGAAGTCGGCGACAACGTCATCGACACCGATCCCACCATTCGCGAGTTGGAGGACCGCGCAGCGGACGTACTCGCGACGGCCTCGGCACTGTGGACACCCAGCGGCACGATGGCCAACCTCATCGCGCTCAGCGTGCACCTGCGCCGGGGCGACCGTTTCCTCGCCACGCGCGGCGCTCACGTGTTGACGAACGAACTGGGCTCGGCAGCCTGGCTCGCGGGCGGGATGCCCGAGCCGCTCGAACACGACGCGGGACCGGGCAGACCCACTCCCGCGACGGTACGGGCGGCAGCGGGCACCAGATCGGGGCCCTACTACGTGCTGCGAACAACGCTGCTGTGCCTTGAGAACACCCACAACGCCGCGGGCGGCGCCATCACACCGCCGGACGAGCACGCGCAACTGGTGGCGGCGGCCAGGGACGTGGGGCTGAACGTGCACCTCGACGGAGCGCGGCTGTGGAACGCGGCGGCGGCGCTCGGCTTGCCGCCCGCCGCCCTCACCGTAGGTGTGGACACCGTGTCCGCCTGTTTCTCCAAGGGCCTCGGCGCCCCCGTCGGCTCGGTCGTGGCGGGCAGTGCCGAGTTCGTGGACGAAGCAAGGCGGGTGCGACAGATGCTCGGTGGCGGGGTCAGGCAGGGCGGCGTACTCGCCGCCGCCTGCCTCGTGGCGCTGGACCGCGTCGGCGAGCTCACCGAGGACCACGAGAAAGCCACCACCCTGGCCACCGGACTCGCCGAGCTCGGCTGGAGTGTCAGTAAGCCGCAGACCAACATCGTGCTCGCCGCCGTGCCCGACGTGCGGCTCACGCTCGAGTCGCTGCGCGAGCTCGGAGTGCTCGCGCTGCCGATGGCGGGCAAGGTGCGGTTCGTGCTGCACCGGGACGTGACAGGAGAAGACGTGGACGAGGCACTGCGGCGGATCAAGGAGGGCGGCCGGTGA
- a CDS encoding HAD-IA family hydrolase: protein MTGRWVVFDYGEVLCSRTTALPVLARRLNVPEEDFRRAYWAHRDAYDRGASDTDYWQAVGDTVGVDVDDATVTELTRIDIHGWSRIEPSSVRLLRTLSGAGSPLALLSNAPASFASFAGRQPWAQHFRLRLFSGELRMAKPDAEIFELLLSRLDCDPGECVFLDDRETNVAAARAAGLRAHIWRGAEAARALL, encoded by the coding sequence GTGACCGGTCGATGGGTGGTGTTCGACTACGGGGAGGTGCTGTGCTCGCGTACCACGGCGTTGCCGGTGCTTGCGCGGCGGCTGAACGTGCCGGAGGAGGACTTCCGGCGCGCGTACTGGGCCCACCGCGACGCCTACGATCGAGGCGCCTCCGACACCGACTACTGGCAGGCGGTCGGCGACACCGTGGGTGTGGACGTCGATGATGCGACGGTCACGGAGCTGACCCGCATCGACATCCACGGCTGGTCAAGGATCGAGCCGAGCAGTGTGCGGCTGCTGCGGACACTGTCGGGGGCCGGCTCACCGCTGGCCCTGCTGTCCAACGCGCCCGCCTCGTTCGCCAGCTTCGCGGGGCGGCAACCTTGGGCACAGCACTTCCGGCTGCGGCTGTTCTCAGGCGAGTTGCGAATGGCCAAGCCCGACGCCGAGATCTTCGAGCTGTTGCTGTCCCGGCTCGACTGTGACCCCGGCGAGTGCGTGTTCCTCGACGACCGGGAAACCAACGTGGCGGCGGCCCGCGCGGCCGGACTGCGCGCCCACATCTGGCGGGGCGCCGAAGCCGCGCGCGCGCTGCTGTAG
- a CDS encoding DoxX family protein produces MSIVVGVLSLLLTIAFVGAGGARLAGAKPMRAYSEHLGLSAGVSRTIGALELAAAAGLIAGLWVRPAGLVASIGLVFLLVATVARHVSAGDPPALAAPPAALGVLAVANAVLLGLV; encoded by the coding sequence ATGTCGATCGTCGTCGGGGTGCTTTCGCTGCTGCTGACGATCGCTTTCGTTGGCGCGGGCGGCGCGCGGCTCGCCGGGGCGAAGCCGATGCGGGCATACTCCGAGCATCTCGGTCTGTCGGCAGGCGTGAGCAGGACGATCGGCGCGCTCGAACTCGCGGCCGCAGCTGGGCTGATCGCGGGCCTGTGGGTGCGTCCGGCCGGCCTGGTCGCTTCCATCGGACTGGTATTTCTGCTGGTGGCAACCGTGGCAAGGCACGTGAGCGCAGGTGATCCCCCGGCGTTGGCCGCGCCACCCGCCGCGCTCGGGGTGCTCGCGGTCGCCAACGCGGTGCTGCTCGGGCTGGTCTGA
- a CDS encoding pyridoxal phosphate-dependent aminotransferase — protein sequence MVEFAPFPGPSHRSDVAPFHVMEVLSAAQARQRSHGDVVSLCAGQPTAGAPAPVIEAAQRALREGDLGYTVQLGIPRLREAIAGHYERSYSLEVSEADVIVTTGSSGGFLLAFLAAFDAGDRVAMARPGYPAYRNLLSALGCEVVEFAVDESTRFQPTTELLDELGDIKGLVVASPSNPTGTVLPPGELAAIAGWCSARGVQLISDEIYHGISYESEVGCAWQTSNEAVVLGSFSKYFAMTGWRLGWMLVPQRLHRAVDVLTGNFNICPPALAQHAAIAAFTRESYAELDANVARYRGNRDVLLSGLAGIGLDRVAPVDGAFYAYVDVSAHTDDSLSWCQRLLADTGVAITPGIDFDPVNGGRFVRFSFAGSRAEVAEGVRRLGGWL from the coding sequence ATGGTCGAGTTCGCCCCGTTCCCTGGCCCTTCCCACCGCAGCGACGTGGCTCCCTTCCACGTCATGGAGGTCCTTTCCGCCGCGCAGGCGCGGCAACGCAGCCACGGTGACGTCGTCTCGCTGTGCGCGGGACAGCCGACCGCGGGCGCGCCCGCCCCGGTCATCGAGGCCGCGCAGCGGGCACTGCGCGAAGGCGACCTCGGCTACACGGTCCAGTTGGGAATCCCCCGGCTGCGCGAGGCGATCGCCGGACACTACGAACGGTCCTACTCGCTGGAGGTAAGTGAGGCCGACGTCATCGTCACCACCGGCTCCTCCGGTGGTTTCCTGCTGGCGTTCCTGGCCGCGTTCGACGCGGGTGACCGGGTGGCGATGGCCCGACCAGGCTACCCGGCCTACCGCAACCTGCTGTCCGCGCTCGGCTGCGAGGTGGTCGAGTTCGCCGTCGACGAGAGCACGCGGTTCCAGCCCACAACCGAGCTGCTCGACGAACTCGGCGACATCAAAGGCCTGGTCGTGGCGAGCCCGAGCAACCCGACCGGCACGGTACTGCCACCCGGTGAGCTGGCCGCCATCGCGGGTTGGTGTTCGGCGCGAGGTGTGCAGCTGATCAGCGACGAGATCTATCACGGCATCTCCTACGAGTCGGAGGTCGGCTGCGCGTGGCAGACCTCGAACGAGGCGGTGGTGCTCGGCTCGTTCTCCAAGTACTTCGCGATGACGGGCTGGCGGCTCGGTTGGATGCTCGTGCCGCAGCGCCTGCACCGGGCGGTGGACGTGCTCACCGGCAACTTCAACATCTGCCCTCCCGCGCTCGCCCAGCACGCGGCGATCGCGGCGTTCACGCGGGAGTCCTACGCCGAACTCGACGCGAACGTCGCCCGCTACCGCGGCAACCGTGACGTGTTGCTCAGCGGGCTCGCCGGGATCGGTCTCGACCGGGTGGCACCGGTCGACGGCGCGTTCTACGCCTATGTCGACGTTTCGGCGCACACCGACGACAGCCTCAGCTGGTGCCAGCGACTGCTCGCGGACACGGGTGTGGCGATTACGCCGGGGATCGACTTCGACCCGGTGAACGGTGGACGTTTCGTGCGGTTCTCCTTCGCCGGGTCGCGGGCCGAGGTGGCCGAGGGGGTTCGCAGGCTGGGCGGCTGGCTGTGA
- a CDS encoding transglycosylase SLT domain-containing protein — MTGAGMPPEWADVERAAARVDKVDPGRIQEVARQFDEASRNTGDHTAALTGAAAPLRDGGVWEGPAADAFFDYVAKVANAGNKVRDKLDEVAVELTSLQETLANTKRQIESIKHDARSGIDDRNNEAQRRADAAEAEMRAYREGDRDAPPSPTAEEIIRAAGEANSATAAQAARRIDDLLGQSGDAIRRAQELMKTQVSGGFSSVPPPGSAGSRLGSTSGAGGGGDGSGGGGSGGGGGLAGLGPSGGPPSSGPPPGNVEQWIREAIEILRASGIPVTEDNIDEIWTIIEKESGGNPHALNDWDSNAAKGTPSKGLMQCIDPTFDAYKLPGHSDIWNPVDNIIAGVRYTFDRYGGFEGHPGLKSMAAGGGYQGY; from the coding sequence ATGACCGGCGCGGGGATGCCGCCCGAGTGGGCCGATGTGGAACGTGCGGCGGCCAGGGTGGACAAAGTGGACCCTGGCCGGATTCAGGAGGTCGCGCGGCAGTTCGACGAGGCGTCGAGGAACACCGGTGATCACACGGCGGCGCTCACCGGCGCGGCGGCACCGCTTAGGGACGGTGGCGTGTGGGAAGGTCCTGCCGCCGACGCGTTCTTCGACTACGTCGCCAAGGTGGCGAACGCGGGGAACAAGGTCAGGGACAAGCTGGACGAGGTGGCGGTGGAGCTGACCTCGTTGCAGGAGACGCTGGCGAACACCAAACGCCAGATCGAGAGCATCAAGCACGACGCGAGGAGCGGCATCGACGACCGCAACAACGAGGCGCAGCGGCGGGCCGACGCCGCCGAAGCCGAAATGCGTGCCTATCGCGAAGGCGACCGGGACGCGCCACCTTCGCCGACGGCGGAGGAGATCATCCGCGCCGCGGGCGAGGCCAACAGCGCCACGGCGGCCCAGGCCGCTCGCCGCATCGACGACCTGCTGGGTCAATCAGGCGACGCGATCCGGCGGGCGCAGGAGCTGATGAAGACCCAGGTGTCCGGCGGCTTCTCCAGCGTTCCGCCTCCCGGTTCCGCCGGCTCGCGGCTGGGGTCCACGTCGGGTGCCGGTGGTGGCGGCGACGGTTCCGGGGGTGGTGGTTCCGGGGGTGGCGGCGGGCTCGCAGGGCTGGGCCCCAGCGGCGGTCCCCCCTCGAGTGGCCCCCCGCCCGGCAATGTCGAGCAGTGGATTCGCGAGGCGATCGAGATCCTGCGGGCAAGCGGCATTCCGGTCACCGAGGACAACATCGACGAGATCTGGACGATCATCGAGAAGGAGTCGGGCGGAAACCCGCACGCGCTCAACGACTGGGATTCCAACGCTGCGAAGGGAACCCCCTCCAAGGGATTGATGCAGTGCATCGACCCCACTTTCGACGCCTACAAGCTGCCAGGACACAGCGACATCTGGAACCCCGTGGACAACATCATCGCGGGCGTGCGCTACACCTTCGACCGCTACGGTGGTTTCGAGGGACACCCCGGGTTGAAGTCGATGGCGGCGGGCGGCGGTTACCAGGGCTACTGA